TCTCTGCACATCTCCCttgttcttaaaaaaaataaaccaatacACTTCTTCTCCATTCCTCGGGcatcctctcactctccaagatcttgttaaacaaactaATGAGAAACTCACCTGCTACCTCTGAGTGCCTCTCTCTACGCTCTTATATGTCACCCTATGTTTCTGCCTCTTCTGAAAGAAAGTATGCACTACAGTAATAGATGGTCCTGAAGACCAAGCCTGCCGATCACAAGCCAATCACCTCTGTTCCTTTCACCAACTTGTCCATTGAAATCTGCACCAAGGCACCGTGTAGAGTCATCAGGCTGATGATTTGCATGTTTGGtttggcaaatgttttttatgtcgGATGACTTTCCTGACACAACTCTGCATTTATCCATACATGGGACGGGCACAAGATTATATTGGATTGTGCCCTCTTGTCGTTGCATTGAATGTAGCAAAAGAAGCAATACATTTGACTTTCGGTCCAAAATGTAGCAGTTTTCGTTTAACAATAAATATGGAAATAGCAAACATTAGCTTACATGCCAAAGACACTGCAATCACAATTTGTGCAGCTTTACGTATTTGCTAGATGCAGCATTATTAGAATGTATATATGTGCATATGTTGTGACATTACTtgtaaaagacaaatataagTTTCAAGATTATCGTTCAACATTATAATGTACGTGAatttaaaagcagtttgaagCTCTGCTCACCCGCTGCCTTTAAACACAGAGATGTagttctcctctcctttccatGGTGCGAAGTCAATGCAGGTCTTCAGTCTGTACTGGTCGAACGCCTTCAGTATCACTCCCTTTGCATTCATTTCTACATGTAGAAGAGCACAGGacaaatgaacatgaagaagaatCCTAATAACATGATCAATCCTGAGAATGGGGGTTTCCTTAGCACTGTGTCTTACCCAGACTGTCCTCCAAGTAGTAGGGAACAGTTGTTGGCCAGCGATACTTGTCTCCTATGATGGAGTTTCTGATGGATGTCTAACgagaataaagaaaacaataattgaaaaaaaagaGCACTCACATATATCCATCTGGGTATGCAAATTATGCTAAATGTATTTCAATACAATTAAATGGGTCATATTTCCTATTAGGAGACTTGATAAACGAGaattcattttctcctccatGATGACAGGGCCCAATCAGCTCAAATCACCAAAGCAGCCCAAAATCATGAAGCTCCATGCACCATACAAATTTTTTtattagtcatttggcagacgcttttatccaaagtgacttagaCTATAAAACAGTGTTACTACGGGGTTTTGATGTCTTGTTTAATGAGACCTTGACAGGCAGCTAGCACTCACTAACCCCAGAGTTCCTAGACGACTGCTCCACTAACTGAGCTGCTGCCGCCCTCCAGTATGCTGTTAAAACTTTTGTTAACAAACAACGCTACCTATGACATGAAAAGATACCAACACCTAAGTACACAAGTACGCAAGTATAATAATGTGAAGCTGCTTTGCTACCTATGTACTTGGACCTGCCATCATGAAGGTTAAAgaattcccaagtttatcaGGGTCTTCCACAGGATCATGTCAAGTTTGAAGTTTCATATACGTTTGGTGATGCAGTAGAACAATGACcttaaacactgaagtaaatctACTAGAGATTgtcttcagagacacaaaatccaccttAGCTTGTCTAGAGTGTAAACAAGAACCCTGCTTAGTACGAACTAACTGGGGGAAAAGTGTAAACTTACTCTTATCTCACATATAGTTACATAATGATGAGATGTTGAACATCAGGACAGTTGCAATATGTGATTTGTACAAAGCTgctgacatgaaaacatccGAGTTTTTAATTACAACTGAGTTAGTTATGTCTACCTTTAATCCACAATGATAGAAccgtagtagtagtagtagtagttgtgtTGTACgggtgttttttgtgtgtttcatgttggaTTATTCAGTGTGAAATTGCCATGTTAAGATCTTGGAGAAGAGATCTAACTTACTTCATCCTGTTCAATATCTCCCTCCAGCAGGTCCAGCCCTGCTCCTGCAAGAGAACATTTATTTGGTTCATAAAAGTCCTTGGATTCCTTATtcaacaaagcaaagcaaaaataaagagcGTACAAACCTTCATTGATGTTGAAGATGTCCCAGTCATGGCCTTGATCAACATCAGTTTCTGCACATGAAGAATCAGTAATAATGAGATTACATTACAATACACCGATCATTGTATCAGAACGTGGGGAATTTCATTCTTACTGCTGGAGGAACTGCTTATGAGTTCTGCCTCATCACCACTCACCTGTTTCTCCCGTTAACTTGGCTGCTGTctgtgaaatacatttaaaagcatgATAATCATTTACAGAAAAATGATATCTTCAGCCTTAtaagacaacaaaacattaaagaagTAGCCATAGAAGAagatacaatataatatatgtagttaatttaaatttacatgCAAAGTGTTCCACTTACCAATCCCAGGCCAAAGAGCAGAATTAGAAATCTGAGTGCCATGACTACAGCTGCAGGTTCTAACCTTTCTGTTTGAAGAAGAAAGGCAGCAGTGCATGCAGCATTCACATGATCTGATAATTTTTATCACTCATGTTAAGGAAGATTACATTGCTttcttattaattattaattccaTAGTCATTAATACCTTATCCAATCCTTATCACCACTACTAATAAACATACTGCACTCTCTATGCCTTGAAATTATTCCTTTTGGACAAGTGACATCTATCATTGATAGCATGTATCAATCATTAACTGCTTCATCCCAACCTCAATTCACAGCAAGTAGAGGGGGCATGAATATAGAGttcaaactaacacacacagatctaGATCATCCAGACCAACAGGCTGTTTATTCCATAGGTAAATCATTTATGTGACAAAACAAGAAAGTCATAAGATGTGAGAAAACATTGTTCAGCATAAAGCTAAACTATGGTCAAATTAAAGTCTCTACCATGGCGCTAGGACAATGGCAAAGGGCAGGATGGAAACTTGTAAATCCTGACTGTCACAAACCACAACGGTCTGCATCATGCACCTGAGGCGACGCAGAAACTGGTTGAGGTCCCTGAGATTCAGGATAGGGAGAAAGCCGCTTTCAGATGGATGCTAAGTAGGAGAAGGACATTCAGATCTTCGACTGTACAAGGCCAGGGTAGTGCTGGTATTGGCCAGGCGAGTCTGGACGTCCACGGCCATATGCAGCCTGACAAGACATTTATCTCATTTATCTCATCACCCCAGAGTAGGTGGGGTGATGAGAGCTAAAAGGGCGTGGTCGATGGGAGGAAGGGGCTGATACACCACCTGCTCTGCATCAACCAATGTATTTTCTCACTTCTaacatgttcttttttctttctttctcaggCGTACACACTGGCAACAGAAAGCCTGATGTCAGGATCGAAGTAGACAGTGGAACTGGTGCTAGCTTGTctctacacacagacacaccgaTGTTTGCCAGATACTATATGTGACTTTCactctctgttttatttttttttcctgcaatcTTGGGGAAAAGCTATGCATCCAACCAGAGCAGCCATGATTATAGTTATAATAGGATTAAGAACCCAGTCCCCAAAGGAGGGCCTGGGGCGACATTGAACTCCCACCAAACAGGCAAGTGGACCAGAGCCAGAGCACCAGTTGCCTTCCCTAACacatgccaacacacacacagagaaccagTAACTGACTTGGTGGAGTTAAAATGAACACTGATTGCACGCCTCCAGGGAAGCTTCATGGTAGGCATGGTCTGATAAACCAGCGTGTCTTAAAGAGTTTCCACGTACCTTACCCCAAGAGGTCATTccctgtaaatatgaaatatgtagCAGAGTGGAGAGAGTCTTGATATGATAGAGAACACTGGTTTCCTTCTGAGGATAGCATTTCCTTAGTTTGAAGAAGCATCATCCTTCCTTGTGGTTGCAGCTGTTTTAGCTACTcgtttcagacatgcactgcaaTCTGGCAGAATCTGAACGTAGTCTTTTGATGCAAAGGATCACCCAGTGATTTAGCATTGTAATCCAATAACTAAGACCAAAATAGATTGAAAAAGAATGACGTTAACCAAACAAATAGACAATGAGATGTGTGACTCTATTGTTACAGCAGAAGAGTTAGCAGCAGTGTTCACAATACATCAGATAACGTGACTGATAGGCCCCAAACGTCTAATCCTAAGACACAGGTACAGTAAATCCTTGCAACAGGCCTTGTTTCATGTAGACCCAGATGAACTAAAATGCCCCATTTAGTATCAAACAAAGATctgcttttaaagaaaaagtgtgATATTTTGGGCTAAACATATTCATTTTCTTGCAGAGAGTTGCATGAGAAGGTCAATACCAGCTACAGCAAGCTGAGCCTGAACCACCTGTAGGCCCGACTAATGTCAAGCTGCAGACCAGCATCAGTTTATCTTCACTCCTTGATTTTGTCCCGGTCTGAAAAATATCATGATCTCTTTTGTAGCTGCTTTTAGATAtagtctctgtcactgtctttaAATACCAGAATTTCAACTCTCACTCTCAACATCTCAGCCTgcccttcctcccttctttcagTTTTGGCCCCATGAAGCTGCGTCAGTTGTCCCTTTGTCCATGTGATGGAAACTTCCATCCTTAATACCGTTCACCTCTTGACGCGGCCTACTCTCTCACACATGATGGACAGGTACTGGGTCAGCTTCACCATGGCAATGATGATCGTTCCTCCAATTAAGGTGCATGTTGGCCAGAACAGGGAGTGGAAGACTGCTACACGACCGTAGATCTGGGTCAAAATGGCACAGTCTGTCCTGTCTGTAGGGTccacaaaacactgaactgtgtgCTGAGACTTAAGACGCtctgaaatgttttgaattACGGCATGTGTGGAAGTATAGTCTTTACGGCACTTCGGGATGTAGAAGCACTGAAGGATAAGatggaaaaaatgtttaattttaaaaagtttgatgataaaaaaaaaagtaaatggaGCAACAGTATCACTTTGCAGCTGTGGAGTACCTCAGGGTTGTTGTCCTGCATGTCCTCGTTGTGCAACAGCCGCACCACCTTTCCTGAGGAGTTGAGGCTGACGTAGACCTGGAGGCAAGGGTAACGCGAACTCTTCCGGCACTCTGCTCCACAGCTGTATGAACAGCTCACGTCCCAAATGATGGTGGAGTTCACAATTGTGCAGCTAACCTCATCCGTCCACACGCTACCAGAAAAGGAATTAATTTCCACTTGATGCTGGATCACAGCCAacagtgaagtgttttttcaAAGTGTTATTACCTGTCAGAGTAGGAGCGCAGCACGGTGATTCCCAAGACAAAGTACATCATGACAGAAAACAGGACCATGCTGAGGCCCAGTAGAACGGCTCTGTCTTCGCCTGCTCTCAGAGCCGTCATTGTCTTCCTCTTGTCCAGCACTTCATACTCACGAAACCTTTGGTAGATAGATCTGTAAAAAATTTACACTGAAGATGCATTAAGAGTTTTAACTCAATTTGTCCCCAGTCCTTGTCTTCTTCTGTGTACTGAGCCAGCTCTAAATATtagctttataaaaaggaaagttttaagtctttAATGTTctgcaggagaggagcttgatagctaaaggctctaCCTCCCattctacagtatatatgaAATCTCTAGGAACCACGAGAGCAAATGTTCTGCTGGGTAATTTTAGGTCTTTAAGCTACCTGGAAGCTTTGTTAAAACTTACCCTTCAACTCCATATGAGTGTGATGGTTCCAACCTCCTTGCTGCCTGTCTTTCACCCATGACCTTATTTGGGCAACTTCGTGTTTCCTCCTCCTAGCCTGATTACCTTCACTCACCTTATTCACTGAACACTGTCCAGCATTTTCTTTTGGACTgacttattttggatttttctgaCTCTGCCTGTcctggaccctgtctcttgcctaaccccctggtgctgtgagttctgccTACTCCCTGTCATTCCCCTCTGCTCACAGTGCCAGACCTGGACCTGTATCTGTGTGATTCCCCTCACCAGACTTGCCTGACCTGAACCTGCTTCCCGTCTACCCTTCTGTTACATGAGTGTTTTCccctgatctgttctctcccttGTTGTTCCTTTCCCTGCTTCaactctgtgtggacctcctagtgtttttgacctggactgtctaAACTTCTCATATCAATCTGTTTTTGGACTCAAACTGTTTTGTATTGTGCTTGAGCAACTCGCCACTACTCACCTGGAACTTACCACCTTTATCAGTCGCATGTCTCAGCGCTCTCAGTCCTCACCCTGTGTCCAAAGGCCATCTTGGAACTGTCGTCATTCTCACCTATCACACTAATCAATCACCTCCAGATCACAGCCATGACCAACTCCGCCATTCTCTCTGGTTCTCCACAGCAACTCACATCCAGAGCTTCGTACTCACCTCACACCGTTCTCTCTCATTTGGACCTCTGCTGAACCCCCCTGCTTTGTTTATGTTCTATTTCTGtagttaataaatattttgaacTCTACTCCGAATCTGActtatctctggccatggggTCCTTTTATCCAGCTCGTGACAATGTGAGGTCAAAGAAAGCCTTGCTAGTTgatcctcttcatcatctttaacTCAAAGATTAAGTGCATGCATCTCTA
This genomic window from Anabas testudineus chromosome 4, fAnaTes1.2, whole genome shotgun sequence contains:
- the si:ch211-247n2.1 gene encoding calcium-activated potassium channel subunit beta-2 isoform X2, with product MFLWVGTKASDGKNNHRSIYQRFREYEVLDKRKTMTALRAGEDRAVLLGLSMVLFSVMMYFVLGITVLRSYSDSVWTDEVSCTIVNSTIIWDVSCSYSCGAECRKSSRYPCLQVYVSLNSSGKVVRLLHNEDMQDNNPECFYIPKCRKDYTSTHAVIQNISERLKSQHTVQCFVDPTDRTDCAILTQIYGRVAVFHSLFWPTCTLIGGTIIIAMVKLTQYLSIMCERVGRVKR
- the si:ch211-247n2.1 gene encoding calcium-activated potassium channel subunit beta-2 isoform X1, which translates into the protein MLHQRSFKKAGVYGTPGSVSTSGSSSILQFPHSEDRMFLWVGTKASDGKNNHRSIYQRFREYEVLDKRKTMTALRAGEDRAVLLGLSMVLFSVMMYFVLGITVLRSYSDSVWTDEVSCTIVNSTIIWDVSCSYSCGAECRKSSRYPCLQVYVSLNSSGKVVRLLHNEDMQDNNPECFYIPKCRKDYTSTHAVIQNISERLKSQHTVQCFVDPTDRTDCAILTQIYGRVAVFHSLFWPTCTLIGGTIIIAMVKLTQYLSIMCERVGRVKR